DNA from Verrucomicrobiia bacterium:
GAAACAATCGGCCGGAGTCTTTCAAGCCTGCTTCGCGCTTAAACAGGGATTCGATCAAATCCCCCACCACGGCCGCCGCTCCCAGCAGCAGTCCCAGGGCCAGGGCATGGGCCACCGTCATGCCCGCCAGCGTCTGGGGGGCCGCCAGCACCCACCCCAGGCTGGCCAGCAGACTGAAGAGCAAGGCTCCAGCCAGTCCTTCCCACGTTTTGCCGGGACTGATGCGGGGGATCATCTTGTGCCGGCCCATCAGGGAGCCGACGCTGTAGGCGCCAATATCGCTGAACTTGGTCACCACGATGAAATACAGCACATAGTAGCGGCCATCCACCGCGGGGAAGAAAATGATTTTTTGGATGAAGTTCAACAACCAGGGCACATACATCAAACTCAGCAAGGTGATGGCGATGGCGGTAAGTCCATGGGGATTGTCTCTGGCGGTGAGCTGCCGCAAGCACAGGCCGAGAACAAAAAGGATCAGGAATCCCACCTCAAAATCGTTCACCTCGCTGGGGGGGTGACGAAATGGCAGATATTTCTCGGCCTGAAAAAAAATAAAAGTCCCGCCAATCAGTAAAAGACCGCCCACAATGCCCCAGCCGCGAAAGCAGGCCAGTGAGCGGCGTTCGGCCATGCCAAAAAACTCCAACTGGCCGGTAACGGCCAGCAATGAAAGCAACAGCAAAACCACCGCGTCCGAAAGCCAGGGTAGGCCTGAAAACAACGCGGCAATGATGGTGCTCCACAACACCACAGAGCTGCCCAATCTGCGTAAAAATATGGCCCGTTTAGAGAGGCCCGGCGTGGCTGTTATTGCGTCTGCCATGCGGCGGGCATTATCGTTTCCCCGTCAATAGTGTCGAGTGTGGAATCCGGTGGGGCTGAACGGCTGCAGCCTCCAATGTCACGCTGAATTACCTCCCGGAAAGGGAGAACCATCGCAGCCGTACCGACCCCTCGGAACGGGCGGCCACCACCATGCCTGGCGTCACCTCGTACAACGCCGGCCATGTATATCGGAAAGTAACGGGCCAGGCGTCATGTGGGAGCGGCCTCCAGCTCCGGCCGTCATCGTCACTGAGGGCCAAAGTGTTCTGACAGGAGGTCAACAGCAGACGGCCATCGCGCAAAGTTATCACGTAAGGCGCGGCTTCGTGGCCTTCAATGGGAGTGCCCAGGCCCGCCGGCCAGTGCTCGCCGTCGGTCGAGATTTTATAGTGCACCAAACCCCGCCGCATGCCGACCACTTCATAGACCAGAAAAAATCGTCCATCGCGTAGCCGCGTCACCACTCCCATGCCGGGACGAAGCTTGCCTCCGCCTGGTTCTTCCACAATGACTTTTTCCTCGCCCCAAGTGTGGCCTCCATCGGCGGAGGTTTTCTGGGCAAGAACCTGGCTGTAGCCGGCGTGTTTTTCCGAGGAATAGATCACGCTCACGCGCCCGTCCGGGAGTTGTAGTAAAAACGGTTCCCACAGGCCCCTTTTTTGAGCGGCCGTTGCACCATCAATGGAATCAATGTTGCTAATTTTACGCCAAAGGCGGCCTTTGTTGGTGCTGGCGTACACGGGCAGATGATACGATTGGCCGTCCACCAGGGAGCGGCCGGTCAAGAGAAGGGTTCCGTGCTCGAGCCGCAACAAATGGCCATTGTCAAACTTGCGTCCTGGCTCGCGCAGTTCAGTCAGGGACTTCCACTGGCGGCAGTCATCCTCGCTCAGCAGCAGTTCCAGGCGGCTGGGCTCGTTGGAAGAAAAGCGCGTAACGACCATCAACCAACGTGCATCCTCCAGGTGCTGCAAGCGTGCCCAAGCGCCTCGTCCAAGGTCCACCGGCGGCGGCACGGCAGCGGGGATAGGGTTGGTAACCATGAACAGGAAGGCAACGAATGGCAGCAAAATCCGAACCATGAAAGGAGGGTAAGGTTCTCAGGGAACCAAGTCCAGCTTCACCACAACGGAGGCGCGATTTACCAGCCTGTCCTAATTCACATTGCAAAGGTTGAGCTTCTTGCCAATAAAGCTTGGCAACTGGGGTGGTAATATATATTGTGCCGCGCAATCAGCCTCGCCTTCGCGATGAACATGCATGCCCCGGCGGCCAGGACGGGTGACGAGCCGCCGGAGGGGGTGGTTTTTAGGGATTATGTCTGAAATGCGTTTTGCCGTCATGGGCACGGGTTTTTGGGCGCGGTATCAGTTGGCCGCGTGGTATGAGCTGCCCGGAGTCAAATGCGTGGCGCTCTACAATCGTACGGTGGCCAAAGCTGAGGCTCTGGCCCGGGAGTTCGGGATTCCTGCGGTTTATGGAGACGTCGAATCTTTGCTCCGTCACGAGGAAGTGGACTTTGTGGACATCATCACCGATGTTTCCACGCATCGGGCGCTGGTGGAACTGGCGGCGCGTTACCGGCGGCCGGTCATTTGTCAAAAGCCCATGGCTCCCACCATGGCGGACGCGGAGGCCATGGTGCGGGCGTGCGCGGCCGCGGGCGTGCCCTTTTTTGTGCACGAGAACTGGCGCTGGCAGACGCCGCTGCGGGCTTTGAAAAAAGTGCTGGATAGTGGCGTGGTGGGCCGCATTTTTCGGGCGCGGGTGACTTACTGCAACAGCTTTCCCGTGTTTGACAACCAGCCCTTTCTCAAGGAGGTGGAGCAATTCATCCTCATGGATATTGGCACCCATATCCTCGATACCACCCGCATGCTGCTGGGCGAGGCGAAACACTTGTATTGCCGGACCACGCGAGTTCGGGCCGACATTCGTGGCGAGGACGTGGCCACGGTGATGATGGAGATGGCCTCGGGCGCCACCGTGGTTTGTGAGATGAGCTATGCCAGCCGGTTGGAGCACGAGCGTTTCCCCGAGACATACGTCTTCGTCGAGGGCAGTCAAGGCTCGGTGGAATTGGGGCCGGATTACTGGGTTCGGGTCACCACTGCCAACGGCACCTTGGCGCAACGGCACCCACCGCCCTTTTACCGCTGGGCGGATGCGCGTTATGCCGTGGCCCAAACGGCAGGCGTGGCCTGCAACGCCAACCTGCTGCAGGCATTGCGTGGCGCAGGACCGGCGGAAACCACTGGGGAGGATAATCTAAAGACCTTGCGCCTGGTTTTTGCGGCGTATGAGTCAGCGCGCACCGGGCGGGTGATCAGCCTGCCGGTTGGCGGTTGAAGTAACATAGAAGTGAAACAACACATGATCACCATCACTCTTATAGGGGCGGGCGGTAAAATGGGCTGCCGCATCACGGACCACCTGAAAGATCATCCCGGCTATACGCTGCGCTATGTCGAGTGCAGTGAGCGCGGGGTGGCCCAACTGGCCACGCGGGGGGTGACCCCCACCCCCATGGAGCAGGCCGTGCCCGGCGCCGATGCGGTCATCCTTGCCGTGCCGGACAAGCTGCTTGGCAAGGTCTCCCATCAAGCGGCCCCGTTGATGAAGAGCGGGGCGATGCTCATCACCCTGGATCCCGCCGCCGCCCATGCCGGCGAGCTGCCCGCCCGCGAGGACATCAGCATTTTTGTTACCCACCCCTGTCATCCCAGTGTGTTTGAATATGAGGAAGATCCCGAGGCGCGCGCTGATTTTTTCGGCGGCGTCAAAGCGCGCATGCCCATTGTTTGCGCTTTGATGCGTGGGCCGGAGGCGCATTACGCGCTGGGCGAACAAATGGCGCGGGATTTTTTTGCGCCGGTCACCCGGGCGCATCGCATCACGGTGGAACAGATGGCCTTGTTGGAACCCGCCATGGCGGAGACCGTGGGCATTGCGCTGATCATGGCTCTGCGGGAGGCCTTGGAGGAAGTTGTGCGCCGCGGGGTGCCGCGCCCCGCGGCCGAGGATTTTCTCTACGGCCACATCAAGGTGCCGTTGGGCATTGCCTTCAACCGGGTGGATTTTCCGTTTTCTGACGGCGCCAAGCTTATCGCCGAGTATGGCCAGCAGCGGATTTTTCAACCGGATTGGAAGAAGGTATTTGAACCGGAGGATGTGCGCGCCCAGGTGCGCGCCATCGTGGAGGGACAGTTTAAGCCGCAAGACTAAACGCGGTAGGCGTCATGAAATTGGGCATCGGCAGCTACACCTATCCTTATTCTGCCGGTCTGGGTTGGAGACCCGGAGTGCGGCGGTTGACCATCTTTGAATTGCTGGAACGTGCCCGCCAATTGGGCGTGCGAGTAGTGCAATACTGTGACAACCTGCCGCTCACCCGGTTGTCCGACGAGGAATTGGGGCAATTTGAACAGGCGTTGCAACAAACCGGCTTGCAGGTGGAGCTGGGCACGCGCGGTCTTCAGGACACGGCTGAGTTGCTGCGTCACCTGCGGTTGGCGCAAAGATTCGGCGCATCTTTTGTGCGGCTGGTGGTGGACGCCGCCGGTTTTGAACCGTCGCCTGAGGAGTGTGTTGAGCGGTTACGGGCGGTGTTGCCGGAATTCAGGGAGGCAGGAGTCAAACTGGCGCTGGAAAACCATGACCGTTTCACCAGCCGCACCCTGGTGCGGATCATTGAACAAACAGACCCCGCGTGGGTGGGCATCTGCCTGGACACGGTCAATTCCTTTGGGTCTTTGGAGGGTCCGGAAGTGGTGGTGCCCGCACTCGCCCCTTACACGCTGAATCTCCACTTAAAGGACTTCACCATCGCCCGCGTTCCCAATCAACTGGGTTTTGTGGTGCAGGGATGTCCCCTGGGGCGGGGACGGCTGCAGGTGCCGTGGGTTCTTGAGGTGCTGCGCCGGTCGGGGCGGGATGTCAACGCCATCATAGAATTGTGGACATGCGTGCCGGATACCAACACTGACCCCTGGGCGTTGGAGCAGGAATGGGCGGAGCAAAGTGTGCGCCATGCGCGGCAATGGATTGACCTCTGAAACGGAAGTCCGGCATGATACCGGGCACAAATCACCATAATGCCATGAATCGCCAAAGCACGAGTTGGACAACCCTGGTGGATACAGTCACAAAACCTTGGCGTAACATTTCGCGTTGGACTGGGGCTGCCCTGGCCGGGCTGTTCTTGCTTACCGGCGGCTGCCAAAAGTCTGATCCGCCAACTACCGCCGGCAAGCCATCACTGACCATCGGCGTTTCTTTTGAGACCCTGCAAACGGAGTTCTGGGTGGCGGCTTTGGAGGCGTTCAAGGCGGAGTGCGGGCGGCGCAATTATAAAATGATTCAGGCGATTGCGGACGGCGATGCCAACCGGCAAATCGAGCAGGTCCGCAATTTCATCACTCGCAAGGTGGATGGCATCGTCATGGTGCCCAAGGATGCCAAGGCCTGTTTGCCCATCATCAAAGCGGCCAACGCCGCGAACATACCTATTGTGTTGTTTAACCGTCCTCCGGAGAAGAGCGATGCCCGATCGGTGGCGGTGGTGGCCGACAATTTTGCGCTCACCCGCGAGACCGTGCGCTACATGATCGGCGAGGCCCGCAAAACCGGACGCAAACACAAGGCCATGGTTCTGATTGGGGATTTGGGCGACATCAACGCCATTGGGCGCCGGGATGGCTTCGATGAGGCGGTCAAAGAGGCCCCGGAGGTCATCGAGGTGGTGGCCCGCGTGCCCACCGAATGGAATCAGGAAAAGGCACAGGCGGGCGTGGTCAACGCGTTTCAAGCCAATCCGGACATTTCCTTCATCTTCACCTCGTCGGATTTTTTGCTGCCCAGCATTGTGTCCGCGTTGAAGGCCACGGGACGCTACAAAAAAATCGGCGAACCGGGCCACGTGATTCTGGGCGGCTTCGATGGCGACGCGACGGCGTACCAGATGCTGGCAGAGGGTTACATGGACGCCACGGGGGTGCAGGACGTGTACTTCGAGGTCAACGCTTCGCTTCAGGCCATTGAAGATTTGCGGGCCGGCAAGGTAGTGCCCGAGATTCTCAAGGACCCGGGGTTTGTGATTCATCAGGGCAACCTTAAGGAGAAGGCCCCGCGCATGTGGGGCGCCAACGTTAAGCGTTGAGGGTTATGACCTGGTGGAAGCGGTGGGCGAACTCTGAGCACTTGGTGCTGGGATTGGCGCTGGCCTGTTTTGCCGCTCTTGTTCCCTTCACGCCGGGCATCACAAGCGCGGAGAACTTGGCCAACCTGGCCCTTACCTTGCTGCCGCTCTACGTGGTGGCCATGGGCCAGACGGCGGTGATGATCACCGGGGGCATTGATCTGTCGGTGACATCCACCATGGCGCTCACCAGTGTTTTGGGGGCGGCCATCATGAGCGGCGATCAAGGCTGGCTGGCGGGGCATCCTCTGGCTCTGCCGGTGGCCTTGGCGGGCATGGTGGCGTTGGGTGCGTTGGTTGGTCTGCTCCATGGCGCAGCCGTGGTGTTGCTGCGGATGCCGGCGTTCATTGTCACGCTTACCGGCATGATTTTTTTCAGCGGGCTGGCCATTTGGCTGACCAATTCCCGCAACATTGGTTCTTTGCCCCCCGCATTTAATGCCATAGGTGGCCAGGCCTGGCTGGCATTGCTGGTGGTGGCGCCGCTGGCGCTCGCCATGCACCTGGCTTTGCGTCAAACCGTATGGGGCAGGTGGCTTTTTGCCTGCGGGCAAAATCCGCGCGCGGCCCGTGTTTCCGGCGTGCCGGTGGGCGGGGTGGTGGTGAGTGCGTATGTCCTGAGCGGCCTGCTGGCCGGAGTGGCTTCCATCCTTTACACCGGCCAGGCAGAAAGCGGCTCGCCGGTGCTGGGACAGCGTCTCTTGCTGGACATCGTAGGCGCCACGGTTTTGGGAGGCACCAGTTTGTTTGGTGGCCGCGGCAGCGTACTCTGGACCTTTTACGGGGTGCTGTTTTTCAAGCTGCTGGACAACGGGCTCAACCTGCTGGGGTTGTCGCATTACAACATCATGTTCATCAAGGGGGCGGTCATCCTGGCCGCCGCCGCCGCCGATGCCGTGCGCCGGCGAATCGCTGCATGATTGTCTGCGAGTCCATCAGCAAAAGTTTTGGCGCCGCGCGGGTGTTGCGCGAGGTGAGCTTCTCCGTGCCGCCGGGGCAAACCGTGGGGTTGGTGGGTGAGAATGGCGCAGGCAAGTCCACCCTGATGAACATCTTGGGGGGCAACCTCCGGCCCGACAGCGGCCGGATGTGGTGGGCGGGAGAACCTTACGCGCCGCGTGATGCCCGCGATGCGGAACGGCGCGGGATTGCTTTTATCCACCAGGAATTAAACCTCTTCCCCAATTTGACGGTGGGCGAAAACTTGTTCCTGACCGCCTTTCCCCGGCGGGGCGGACTGCCGCTCATTCACCGGCAAGTGTTGCGGAAGCGCGCCTTGGCCCTGCTGCAGGAAGTGGGATTGGACCTTCCGCCGGAGACGCCGGTGGAGCGGCTGACGATGGGGGAACGGCAACTGGTGGAGGTGGCCCGTGCCCTGGGGCAGGAGGCCCGGTTGATCATCTGGGATGAACCCACCACCTCCCTGGGGGCGCGCGAGGCGGAAAACCTGTTTGCCCTCATGGGGCGCCTGCGAGCGCGTGGGCTTTCCATGATTTTCATCTCCCATGCCTTGGAGGATGTTTTGCGCCTGTGTGATGCCGTGGTGGTACTGCGCGATGGGGAGGTGGTGGGCGGGGGCCCGCGCGAGCAGTTTGACCAGCAACGATTGATCCACTTGATGGTGGGCCGTCAACTTAATCAGCTTTACCCGGAGCGGCCCGCCTTCGTGCCGCGCCCGGAAGAACTGCCTCTGTTGGAAGCACGTCATCTGAGCCAGCCAGGGGTCGTGCATGACATCAGTTTTCGGCTGCATGCGGGGGAAGTGTTGGGGGTGGCCGGCTTGATGGGCGCCGGCCGCACCGAGCTGGCACGCATTTTGTTTGGTTTGGATTCTTATCAATCAGGGGAAATTTTGGTGCGGGGGCATCCGCTGCAGCGCCCCAGCCCCCGCCAATGCCTGCGGCAAAGGCTGGCGTTTGTCACCGAAAACCGCCGCGAGGAGGGCCTCTGCCTGGAGGCCACTGTGGCCGACAACGTGGCGCTGGTAGCGTTGTCCCGGCATGCCCGCCGGGGATGGATCAACCGGGCCGAACTGCAACGAGCGGTGCAGGAATTATGCGCGGCGGTGCGGCTGCCCGCTCCCCCGCCGTTGTCCCTGCCGGTGGGCCAGCTCAGCGGGGGGAATCAACAAAAAGTCGTCCTTGCCAAATGGCTGTTGAGCCGCCCGGAAATTTTGATTCTGGATGAACCCACCCGCGGTATTGATGTGGGGGCGAAATATGAGATTTACCAGCTCATCGCCCGGCTGGCGGAGCAGGGGACGGGAGTCCTCATGATCAGCTCGGAGATGGAGGAACTGCTGGGGATGTGTGACCGTCTGTTGGTGATGGCCCGCGGCGAGATTCAGGCTGAGCTGCCGCGCCACGCCTTTCAACGTGAGCGCATCCTGGCCGCCGCGCTGGGAGGGCGAAAGGCCGGCCACGCATGA
Protein-coding regions in this window:
- a CDS encoding phosphatidate cytidylyltransferase, which produces MGSSVVLWSTIIAALFSGLPWLSDAVVLLLLSLLAVTGQLEFFGMAERRSLACFRGWGIVGGLLLIGGTFIFFQAEKYLPFRHPPSEVNDFEVGFLILFVLGLCLRQLTARDNPHGLTAIAITLLSLMYVPWLLNFIQKIIFFPAVDGRYYVLYFIVVTKFSDIGAYSVGSLMGRHKMIPRISPGKTWEGLAGALLFSLLASLGWVLAAPQTLAGMTVAHALALGLLLGAAAVVGDLIESLFKREAGLKDSGRLFPGIGGILDLLDSLLFNAPLMYIYLRYVMRLGEV
- a CDS encoding sugar ABC transporter ATP-binding protein, translated to MIVCESISKSFGAARVLREVSFSVPPGQTVGLVGENGAGKSTLMNILGGNLRPDSGRMWWAGEPYAPRDARDAERRGIAFIHQELNLFPNLTVGENLFLTAFPRRGGLPLIHRQVLRKRALALLQEVGLDLPPETPVERLTMGERQLVEVARALGQEARLIIWDEPTTSLGAREAENLFALMGRLRARGLSMIFISHALEDVLRLCDAVVVLRDGEVVGGGPREQFDQQRLIHLMVGRQLNQLYPERPAFVPRPEELPLLEARHLSQPGVVHDISFRLHAGEVLGVAGLMGAGRTELARILFGLDSYQSGEILVRGHPLQRPSPRQCLRQRLAFVTENRREEGLCLEATVADNVALVALSRHARRGWINRAELQRAVQELCAAVRLPAPPPLSLPVGQLSGGNQQKVVLAKWLLSRPEILILDEPTRGIDVGAKYEIYQLIARLAEQGTGVLMISSEMEELLGMCDRLLVMARGEIQAELPRHAFQRERILAAALGGRKAGHA
- a CDS encoding Gfo/Idh/MocA family oxidoreductase, whose amino-acid sequence is MSEMRFAVMGTGFWARYQLAAWYELPGVKCVALYNRTVAKAEALAREFGIPAVYGDVESLLRHEEVDFVDIITDVSTHRALVELAARYRRPVICQKPMAPTMADAEAMVRACAAAGVPFFVHENWRWQTPLRALKKVLDSGVVGRIFRARVTYCNSFPVFDNQPFLKEVEQFILMDIGTHILDTTRMLLGEAKHLYCRTTRVRADIRGEDVATVMMEMASGATVVCEMSYASRLEHERFPETYVFVEGSQGSVELGPDYWVRVTTANGTLAQRHPPPFYRWADARYAVAQTAGVACNANLLQALRGAGPAETTGEDNLKTLRLVFAAYESARTGRVISLPVGG
- a CDS encoding ABC transporter permease — encoded protein: MTWWKRWANSEHLVLGLALACFAALVPFTPGITSAENLANLALTLLPLYVVAMGQTAVMITGGIDLSVTSTMALTSVLGAAIMSGDQGWLAGHPLALPVALAGMVALGALVGLLHGAAVVLLRMPAFIVTLTGMIFFSGLAIWLTNSRNIGSLPPAFNAIGGQAWLALLVVAPLALAMHLALRQTVWGRWLFACGQNPRAARVSGVPVGGVVVSAYVLSGLLAGVASILYTGQAESGSPVLGQRLLLDIVGATVLGGTSLFGGRGSVLWTFYGVLFFKLLDNGLNLLGLSHYNIMFIKGAVILAAAAADAVRRRIAA
- a CDS encoding sugar ABC transporter substrate-binding protein, with product MNRQSTSWTTLVDTVTKPWRNISRWTGAALAGLFLLTGGCQKSDPPTTAGKPSLTIGVSFETLQTEFWVAALEAFKAECGRRNYKMIQAIADGDANRQIEQVRNFITRKVDGIVMVPKDAKACLPIIKAANAANIPIVLFNRPPEKSDARSVAVVADNFALTRETVRYMIGEARKTGRKHKAMVLIGDLGDINAIGRRDGFDEAVKEAPEVIEVVARVPTEWNQEKAQAGVVNAFQANPDISFIFTSSDFLLPSIVSALKATGRYKKIGEPGHVILGGFDGDATAYQMLAEGYMDATGVQDVYFEVNASLQAIEDLRAGKVVPEILKDPGFVIHQGNLKEKAPRMWGANVKR
- a CDS encoding NAD(P)-binding domain-containing protein → MITITLIGAGGKMGCRITDHLKDHPGYTLRYVECSERGVAQLATRGVTPTPMEQAVPGADAVILAVPDKLLGKVSHQAAPLMKSGAMLITLDPAAAHAGELPAREDISIFVTHPCHPSVFEYEEDPEARADFFGGVKARMPIVCALMRGPEAHYALGEQMARDFFAPVTRAHRITVEQMALLEPAMAETVGIALIMALREALEEVVRRGVPRPAAEDFLYGHIKVPLGIAFNRVDFPFSDGAKLIAEYGQQRIFQPDWKKVFEPEDVRAQVRAIVEGQFKPQD
- a CDS encoding sugar phosphate isomerase/epimerase; amino-acid sequence: MKLGIGSYTYPYSAGLGWRPGVRRLTIFELLERARQLGVRVVQYCDNLPLTRLSDEELGQFEQALQQTGLQVELGTRGLQDTAELLRHLRLAQRFGASFVRLVVDAAGFEPSPEECVERLRAVLPEFREAGVKLALENHDRFTSRTLVRIIEQTDPAWVGICLDTVNSFGSLEGPEVVVPALAPYTLNLHLKDFTIARVPNQLGFVVQGCPLGRGRLQVPWVLEVLRRSGRDVNAIIELWTCVPDTNTDPWALEQEWAEQSVRHARQWIDL
- a CDS encoding glycoside hydrolase; this encodes MVRILLPFVAFLFMVTNPIPAAVPPPVDLGRGAWARLQHLEDARWLMVVTRFSSNEPSRLELLLSEDDCRQWKSLTELREPGRKFDNGHLLRLEHGTLLLTGRSLVDGQSYHLPVYASTNKGRLWRKISNIDSIDGATAAQKRGLWEPFLLQLPDGRVSVIYSSEKHAGYSQVLAQKTSADGGHTWGEEKVIVEEPGGGKLRPGMGVVTRLRDGRFFLVYEVVGMRRGLVHYKISTDGEHWPAGLGTPIEGHEAAPYVITLRDGRLLLTSCQNTLALSDDDGRSWRPLPHDAWPVTFRYTWPALYEVTPGMVVAARSEGSVRLRWFSLSGR